A stretch of the Lolium perenne isolate Kyuss_39 chromosome 3, Kyuss_2.0, whole genome shotgun sequence genome encodes the following:
- the LOC127338032 gene encoding uncharacterized protein, which translates to MSTRVAMKSWFMETLNSVRATLLEHRAALEQLGNAMGQVSYANELQVQALIAVQVVLDEAYMALGDAFSRLTAAHALTNSTSRLVPAGGGKVRAAPHIADASQHVQVAQESLKCLNVHVRAMVVLFTSETTKAGLVGNQVDIARGLVGGILVRWDRALVSIANARDEFN; encoded by the coding sequence ATGTCGACGAGGGTGGCGATGAAGAGTTGGTTCATGGAGACGCTTAACTCCGTGAGGGCGACTCTGCTGGAGCACCGGGCTGCTCTAGAGCAGCTGGGTAACGCCATGGGACAGGTCTCGTACGCAAATGAGCTACAGGTGCAAGCCTTGATCGCCGTCCAGGTGGTTCTCGACGAGGCGTACATGGCTCTCGGAGATGCCTTCTCGAGGCTGACTGCCGCCCACGCCTTGACCAACTCCACCAGCCGTTTGGTCCCTGCAGGTGGTGGCAAAGTGCGCGCTGCGCCCCATATCGCCGATGCCTCCCAGCACGTGCAGGTGGCGCAGGAGTCGCTCAAGTGCCTCAACGTTCACGTGAGGGCAATGGTGGTGCTCTTCACGAGCGAAACCACCAAGGCTGGTCTGGTTGGCAACCAAGTTGACATCGCCCGGGGTCTTGTGGGCGGGATACTCGTGCGTTGGGATAGGGCGCTGGTGTCCATTGCCAATGCCCGCGACGAATTTAACTAG